A part of Rhinatrema bivittatum chromosome 16, aRhiBiv1.1, whole genome shotgun sequence genomic DNA contains:
- the LOC115078904 gene encoding uncharacterized protein LOC115078904, translated as MGVAESVLCLEILRNMLNALVFPLLRKSRQSIGTYSILILTLTDVLITGSLLLLWASACLEDGGLDSLSLRFLAFQNQMYNALLLPLPGLLLSEGLCSACCLGQSLPMLDSLFTLSCWLVGASYGSRDYLQGVLQGELCPDQGKAHCRVSNCLPLPSPPDALLLSISLLLVATYVCSRLGHPERPQPSRVCKATSWNLLWMGVVPFLCWVAPFWGLSGPLILGLGSVFPNGRLQTDPAAGEDSV; from the exons ATGGGCGTGGCAGAATCCGTGCTCTGCCTGGAGATCCTGAGGAACATGCTGAATGCTCTGGTGTTTCCTCTGCTCAGGAAAAGCAGACAGTCCATTGGGACCTATTCCATCCTCATCCTCACTCTCACAGACGTCCTCATCACAG gctccctgctgctgctgtgggcctctgcctgcctggaggatggaggtCTGGATAGTCTCTCTCTGCGGTTCCTGGCCTTCCAAAACCAGATGTACAATGCCCTTCTGCTCCCGCTGCCAGGCCTGCTTCTCAGCGAGGGTCTCTGCTCCGCCTGCTGCTTGGGGCAGTCATTGCCTATGCTGGACAGCCTCTTCACGCTCAGCTGCTGGCTGGTAGGAGCCTCCTACGGCAGCCGGGACTACCTGCAGGGCGTGCTGCAGGGGGAGCTCTGCCCAGACCAGGGGAAGGCCCACTGCCGCGTCTCcaactgcctgcctcttccctcgCCCCCAGACGCCCTGCTGCTCTCCATCTCGTTGCTACTGGTTGCCACATATGTCTGCAGTCGCCTGGGTCACCCTGAGCGGCCCCAGCCCTCCAGAGTCTGCAAAGCCACCTCCTGGAACCTGCTCTGGATGGGGGTGGTCCCCTTCCTGTGCTGGGTGGCCCCCTTCTGGGGGCTCAGTGGGCCCCTGATCCTGGGACTGGGCTCTGTATTTCCGAATGGCAGGCTGCAGACTGATCCAGCAGCAGGTGAGGACAGTGTGTGA